The Synergistaceae bacterium genome contains a region encoding:
- a CDS encoding amino acid ABC transporter ATP-binding protein, whose amino-acid sequence MPVLEVRNIRKTFGKTEVLKGIDFSLEKGEALSVIGSSGSGKTTLLRCLNFLERPDAGSITVNGETLLDCSVPSTLRESEIRRKRLHFGLVFQSFNLFPQYTALENVIIAPRLLAKENHEQFADKERLHAEATALFADIGLSDRMNNYPHQLSGGQQQRVAIARALIMHPDILCFDEPTSALDPELTGEVLKVIRKLSEQNTTMIIVTHEMEFARDVADQVIFMDGGVICEKGDPREVFAHPKEERTKQFLSRYSQN is encoded by the coding sequence ATGCCAGTTCTTGAAGTCAGGAACATACGCAAGACTTTCGGGAAGACGGAAGTCCTCAAGGGTATAGATTTCTCTCTGGAGAAGGGAGAAGCTCTGTCGGTAATCGGTTCGTCAGGGAGCGGAAAGACGACGCTTCTGCGCTGCCTGAACTTCCTCGAGCGTCCCGATGCCGGAAGCATCACCGTGAACGGAGAAACTCTGCTGGACTGCTCTGTCCCGTCGACGCTGAGAGAAAGCGAGATTCGCAGGAAGAGGCTTCACTTCGGGCTAGTGTTCCAGTCGTTCAACCTCTTTCCGCAGTATACGGCACTGGAGAACGTTATTATTGCCCCGAGACTCCTCGCTAAGGAGAATCACGAACAGTTCGCCGACAAGGAGAGACTTCACGCCGAAGCAACAGCACTCTTTGCGGATATAGGGCTGTCCGACAGGATGAACAACTACCCTCACCAGTTATCCGGCGGCCAGCAGCAGAGAGTCGCAATCGCACGGGCATTAATCATGCACCCGGACATTCTGTGCTTCGACGAGCCGACGAGCGCGCTTGACCCTGAACTCACCGGCGAAGTCCTGAAGGTTATACGGAAACTCTCGGAGCAGAACACAACGATGATTATCGTAACACACGAGATGGAGTTTGCGCGTGATGTTGCGGATCAGGTTATCTTTATGGATGGAGGGGTAATCTGCGAGAAGGGAGACCCGCGCGAGGTTTTCGCTCACCCGAAAGAGGAGCGCACAAAGCAATTCCTGTCGCGTTACAGCCAGAATTAA
- a CDS encoding transporter substrate-binding domain-containing protein, with amino-acid sequence MKKLAVLAVMLLAVCSCAFAETDSEYVKAKGVLVVGITDFKPMDYKNEKGEWIGFDADLAKAFAESLGVKVEFQEIEWNNKILELDGKNIDCVWNGMTLTEEVKAAMDCSAPYCNNAQIVVVPVVKADEYSNIDAVKSLNFAVEHGSAGNEQATAYGFKTTEVQDQATALMEVASGTADAAIIDSLMAAAMVGKGTGYEALTYTVALNSEEYGVGFRKGSDLVYALNAFFEAGYADGTIMKIAETYGIQAALITK; translated from the coding sequence ATGAAGAAGTTAGCAGTGTTAGCAGTTATGCTCCTCGCAGTGTGTTCGTGCGCGTTCGCCGAGACAGACTCGGAGTACGTCAAGGCTAAGGGCGTTCTTGTCGTCGGCATCACGGACTTCAAGCCTATGGACTACAAGAACGAGAAGGGCGAATGGATAGGTTTTGACGCGGATCTCGCGAAGGCGTTTGCGGAGAGTCTGGGCGTTAAGGTAGAGTTTCAGGAGATCGAGTGGAACAACAAGATTCTTGAACTCGACGGCAAGAACATCGACTGCGTGTGGAACGGCATGACCCTCACCGAAGAAGTCAAGGCCGCAATGGACTGCTCAGCTCCGTACTGCAACAACGCACAGATAGTTGTTGTGCCCGTCGTGAAAGCTGACGAGTATTCCAACATCGATGCGGTAAAGTCTCTGAATTTCGCGGTAGAGCACGGAAGCGCGGGCAACGAGCAGGCCACAGCGTACGGCTTCAAGACGACTGAGGTTCAGGATCAGGCGACAGCACTCATGGAGGTTGCTTCGGGCACGGCAGACGCGGCTATCATCGACTCGCTCATGGCGGCGGCAATGGTCGGCAAAGGCACAGGCTACGAGGCTCTGACCTACACAGTCGCTCTCAACAGCGAGGAATACGGCGTGGGCTTCCGCAAGGGCTCTGACCTCGTGTACGCGCTCAATGCGTTCTTTGAGGCAGGATATGCTGACGGAACAATCATGAAGATTGCCGAGACCTACGGAATACAGGCAGCCTTAATCACGAAGTAA
- a CDS encoding DUF4198 domain-containing protein: MKRLLALALALSLAAPAFSHELTIKARDEAMKAGEPFRVTVQSAHRFIVPEEVEVLSRVKAGIIEDGKLVESSLTGNDAELCIDFTVTPKDLSHSVMLVALKDGETWCVTNEGGKTGARKDLEAQGLKVISANKYDKYAKALFNTSHEDTKFSQVLGHPLEIVPVTNPADAKAGEFFTVKILLNGQPYTGPVWATYDGFVTEYENTYAYYTEAENGEAYIKITAPGLWGIRAAQGGLPGVEGDYDALSLRAFLLFEVR; this comes from the coding sequence ATGAAGCGTTTACTTGCGCTCGCGCTGGCATTATCGCTCGCTGCACCTGCTTTCTCTCACGAACTCACCATCAAGGCACGGGACGAAGCCATGAAGGCCGGAGAGCCCTTCCGTGTTACGGTACAGAGTGCGCACAGGTTCATAGTGCCCGAAGAAGTTGAGGTGCTTTCACGCGTTAAGGCCGGCATCATCGAGGACGGAAAGCTGGTAGAATCATCACTAACCGGCAATGATGCGGAGCTGTGCATTGACTTCACCGTTACGCCGAAGGATTTATCACACTCCGTAATGCTCGTCGCGCTCAAGGACGGCGAGACGTGGTGCGTAACCAACGAGGGCGGCAAGACTGGCGCGCGCAAAGACCTCGAGGCACAGGGCTTGAAGGTTATCTCGGCGAACAAGTACGACAAATACGCTAAGGCACTCTTCAACACGTCGCACGAGGACACGAAATTTTCACAGGTTCTCGGTCATCCTCTGGAGATTGTCCCTGTAACCAACCCTGCAGACGCGAAGGCCGGAGAGTTCTTCACCGTCAAGATACTGCTTAACGGACAGCCTTACACCGGGCCTGTATGGGCGACGTATGACGGTTTCGTAACCGAGTACGAGAACACCTACGCGTATTATACGGAAGCAGAGAATGGAGAAGCATACATCAAGATTACTGCTCCCGGCCTGTGGGGAATCAGGGCGGCGCAGGGCGGACTGCCGGGCGTTGAAGGAGATTACGACGCGCTGAGCCTCCGTGCGTTCCTGCTGTTCGAGGTCAGGTAG
- a CDS encoding site-specific DNA-methyltransferase: protein MNDEREYYAFTWPGKREAMLEAGRPTDKVLRPCVSESVNFGTTENLYIEGDNLEVLKVLQRSYMRKVKMIYIDPPYNTGHDFIYSDTFRQSESESREAFGLFGDEDGARNFTMRNYRENTRANPRYHSDWCSMIYPRLKAASTLLSDDGVIFVSIDDNEVANLRKICDEIFGEDNFRNQIIIRRGAKSVQAQFDTWDKLGNDFEYIMFYTKNQTYRFPKQLRPIDQPKAGSWNNHWRGTDRPTMRYELFGITPPSGQWRWSENRSCIAIENYKRMLSELSTDTPTQEEIDEWYIRQEDAPDLLRLSAQGTPEHYIPPTATTLLNSSWMDLVIGSSSEINTLFGVKVFDTPKLIAPIKRMLAFTDPDSIILDFFAGSSTTAHAVMSLNASDGGRRKFIMIQLPEPCPPDSEAAKAGYSTIAEIGRERIRRAGQNLTGDTGFRALRLDTPNFRDVFTLPEELTQDMLDSFTDNIKPERSDLDLLFQAAADLGLPLSLPYRAEKVSGFTVHIYGTNELAACFGEDITEEVIRYIAGLKPSQAVFRDSCFDGVCSRINLEQIFRYYAPESDIRIL, encoded by the coding sequence ATGAATGATGAGAGAGAATATTACGCGTTCACATGGCCCGGCAAGAGGGAGGCAATGCTTGAGGCGGGCAGGCCGACGGATAAGGTGCTGAGGCCGTGTGTCAGCGAGAGCGTGAATTTCGGCACTACGGAGAACCTGTACATTGAGGGCGATAATCTTGAAGTCCTGAAAGTGCTCCAGAGGTCTTACATGCGGAAGGTGAAGATGATATACATTGACCCGCCTTACAACACCGGGCATGACTTCATATATTCAGACACGTTCAGGCAGAGCGAGTCGGAGTCCCGGGAGGCGTTCGGGCTGTTCGGGGATGAGGACGGCGCGAGGAATTTCACGATGAGGAATTACCGCGAGAACACTAGGGCTAACCCGCGCTATCATTCGGACTGGTGCAGCATGATATACCCGAGACTGAAGGCAGCCAGCACGCTCCTGAGTGATGACGGAGTGATATTCGTCTCGATTGACGACAACGAGGTTGCGAACCTGAGGAAGATATGTGATGAGATTTTCGGAGAGGATAATTTCAGGAATCAAATTATCATAAGGCGGGGAGCTAAATCTGTTCAAGCACAATTTGATACGTGGGACAAGCTAGGAAATGATTTCGAGTACATAATGTTTTACACAAAGAATCAGACTTACAGATTCCCGAAGCAACTGCGACCAATAGACCAGCCAAAAGCTGGATCGTGGAATAACCACTGGAGGGGAACTGACAGGCCTACGATGCGTTACGAACTGTTCGGCATTACTCCGCCTTCAGGACAATGGAGATGGAGTGAAAATAGAAGCTGTATTGCCATAGAGAACTATAAACGTATGCTCTCGGAGCTCAGTACGGATACGCCAACACAAGAAGAGATTGACGAGTGGTATATCAGACAGGAGGACGCGCCGGATCTCTTGCGTCTATCCGCACAGGGAACGCCCGAGCACTATATACCCCCAACGGCTACAACACTGCTCAACAGCTCATGGATGGATTTGGTCATAGGTTCATCGTCAGAGATTAATACCCTTTTTGGCGTAAAGGTATTTGACACGCCTAAGCTCATAGCTCCCATCAAAAGAATGCTGGCTTTCACAGACCCCGACTCCATCATTCTCGACTTCTTCGCAGGCTCATCCACAACAGCCCACGCCGTAATGTCCCTCAACGCATCCGACGGAGGCCGCCGAAAATTCATCATGATCCAGCTCCCCGAACCCTGCCCGCCGGACTCCGAAGCCGCAAAGGCAGGCTACTCTACTATTGCAGAAATCGGCCGCGAAAGAATCCGCCGGGCAGGACAAAACCTCACGGGCGATACAGGCTTCCGTGCCCTCAGGCTCGACACACCCAACTTCCGCGACGTTTTCACTCTGCCGGAAGAACTCACACAGGACATGCTCGACTCCTTCACCGACAACATCAAGCCGGAACGCTCAGACCTCGACCTGCTCTTTCAGGCAGCCGCTGATCTTGGCCTGCCGCTGTCCCTGCCGTACCGCGCGGAGAAAGTCTCGGGCTTCACCGTACACATTTACGGCACAAACGAACTTGCTGCGTGTTTCGGAGAGGACATCACGGAGGAAGTCATCAGGTACATCGCCGGGCTGAAGCCTTCGCAGGCAGTGTTCAGGGACTCGTGCTTCGACGGAGTATGTTCACGGATTAACCTTGAGCAGATTTTCAGGTACTACGCGCCGGAATCGGACATAAGAATTTTGTAG
- a CDS encoding amino acid ABC transporter permease, translating into MEVFLNQLPVVIGALNVGFIQTLKLFSVTLLGAFPLGLIIAFGSLSKIRAISLATQFVIWIIRGTPLMIQLLIVYYFPGLVLHNPIWGGGEQGRFLAASLAFIINYACYFSEIYRGGIQSVPVGQTEAGLVLGMTKRQIFFHVTLLQMIKRIVPPISNEIITLVKDTALARIIALQEVIWAGQAFMKGSHGISGAIWPLFFTAFYYLIFNGIVTLLLAKFEHKLDYFR; encoded by the coding sequence ATGGAAGTATTCCTTAATCAGCTCCCGGTAGTAATCGGTGCGCTTAATGTCGGCTTCATACAGACGTTAAAGCTCTTCTCGGTTACCCTGCTGGGAGCTTTTCCGTTGGGGCTGATAATAGCGTTCGGGTCTCTCTCCAAGATTCGCGCAATCAGCCTCGCGACGCAGTTCGTAATCTGGATCATTCGCGGAACTCCGCTGATGATTCAGCTGCTTATCGTGTACTACTTTCCTGGCCTCGTGCTACACAATCCCATCTGGGGCGGCGGCGAGCAGGGAAGATTTCTTGCGGCATCGTTAGCCTTCATCATCAACTACGCGTGCTACTTCTCGGAGATATACAGAGGAGGAATCCAGAGCGTACCCGTCGGGCAGACTGAAGCCGGACTCGTGCTCGGTATGACGAAACGGCAGATATTCTTCCATGTAACGCTTCTGCAGATGATTAAGCGCATCGTTCCGCCGATCTCGAACGAGATTATCACGCTCGTTAAGGATACAGCACTTGCACGGATAATCGCACTGCAGGAAGTTATCTGGGCAGGGCAGGCGTTCATGAAGGGCTCGCACGGAATCTCCGGCGCAATATGGCCGCTGTTCTTCACGGCGTTCTACTACCTCATCTTCAACGGTATAGTTACGCTTCTGCTGGCAAAATTTGAGCACAAGCTGGACTATTTCCGCTAG
- a CDS encoding lipid-A-disaccharide synthase, which translates to MRNIFVSCGEVSGDIYAGDFIRELLKADGDISVWGMLGPMGESAGGRAVWSYEELKLMGIVEVIPALPRILRLKNSITREVLRVNPDAAVLIDSPDFHLVLAHSLRKAGYAGKIISLIPPTVWAWRASRVKNLKRDYDLCLPLFSFEHKFLLDRGVRSMWKAHPLVHELEGVRVPASFAERFGGERVVALMPGSRRYDINYHLDTLLGTAEILRDDGYRPVFSVAQGLSGELADVLRERVSASGFDLWEDSGRELMLGAEAVAGVSGTVAVEAMLLGRYMVVIYNMKRVTYAILKHLVHVKNISIPNMLTSHQAYPELLCDAANPENIVRELKRYLDDEAIRQETDSILREAKTLMGSEHAAKFWAECVASLNV; encoded by the coding sequence GTGAGGAATATATTTGTGTCGTGCGGAGAAGTCAGCGGGGACATTTACGCCGGAGACTTTATCAGGGAGCTGCTGAAGGCTGACGGTGATATTTCCGTCTGGGGAATGCTCGGCCCTATGGGCGAGAGTGCAGGAGGCCGTGCAGTGTGGAGTTACGAGGAGCTGAAGCTGATGGGCATTGTGGAGGTTATCCCTGCCCTGCCGAGAATCCTGCGCCTGAAGAACAGCATCACCCGCGAAGTCCTGAGGGTCAACCCTGATGCGGCGGTGTTAATCGACAGCCCGGACTTCCACCTTGTGCTTGCACACTCACTCAGGAAGGCGGGCTACGCGGGAAAAATCATTTCCCTGATTCCTCCGACAGTCTGGGCATGGCGGGCAAGCCGCGTGAAGAACCTCAAACGTGATTATGATTTGTGCCTTCCGCTGTTCTCGTTCGAGCACAAGTTCCTGCTGGACAGGGGAGTGCGTTCGATGTGGAAGGCTCATCCTCTCGTGCATGAACTTGAGGGCGTGAGAGTTCCCGCGTCGTTTGCCGAACGTTTCGGCGGTGAGAGAGTTGTAGCTCTGATGCCGGGAAGCCGACGCTACGACATAAACTATCACCTTGACACATTGCTCGGCACTGCTGAGATTCTTCGGGATGATGGTTACAGGCCTGTGTTCTCGGTAGCTCAAGGCCTGAGCGGTGAGCTTGCTGACGTTCTGAGAGAGAGAGTCAGTGCGTCGGGCTTCGACCTGTGGGAGGACTCGGGACGCGAGCTCATGCTTGGAGCTGAGGCTGTCGCGGGAGTGTCGGGGACTGTTGCGGTTGAGGCCATGCTTCTTGGCCGGTACATGGTCGTTATCTACAACATGAAGCGCGTAACCTACGCAATCTTGAAGCACCTCGTTCACGTGAAGAACATCTCGATCCCCAACATGCTCACGAGTCATCAGGCCTACCCTGAGCTTCTGTGCGATGCCGCGAATCCTGAGAACATAGTCCGCGAACTCAAACGTTACCTCGACGACGAAGCAATACGTCAGGAGACAGATTCCATCCTTCGCGAGGCCAAGACCTTGATGGGCAGCGAACACGCCGCAAAGTTCTGGGCTGAATGCGTCGCCAGCCTTAATGTGTAA
- a CDS encoding DEAD/DEAH box helicase family protein produces the protein MSIKLKFKHQEFQKNAADSVCRVFTGQPFSGIQSGSNSEGRQYVIPGTLSMYGNNSILLTEDEILANLREVQRDNRLEEAESLDGLNFTVEMETGTGKTYTYIKTIYELNRLYGWTKFVVVVPGIAVREGVFKTFRTTEEHFMQDYGKRAGYFIYNSANLPRIRQFASDSGIEIMIINSQAFSARDSNTRRISMSIDTFGSLIPIDVIASVHPIMIIDEPQSVEGARTKESLKKFEPLFTLRYSATPREYYNLVYRLDAADAYSRRLVKSISVTGISVSNVSAQSGYVYLKGIIRSEHDPVALAEFDAMTASGIRRVTRHLREGVNLYELSGGLDEYKGGYILKTVDGLNMKIEFLNGLALYAGEVSGNADEEEIRRIQIRETIETHLRKERQLYPLGIKVLSLFFIDKVDRYRLYADDEAVNGAYAKIFEEEYRDAVKNFEFGIDDGGYSGYLSSIEAGKTHAGYFSVDRKSGRITDTPAKKDGTSDDVSAFDLIMKDRERLLSMGEPVRFIFSHSALREGWDNPNVFQICALRNSTSDIRRRQEVGRGLRLCVNQNGERIDEEFAGGGVQGINELTVIAGESYAEFAGGLQQEFAEVLKGRQTEIHIADTRDKGVEIRLNPDRMASPEFQAMLDKISRRSVYQVEFEEAELVRAAVRAIDERLNAARTIINIEHGTMTAEETAGFAKEWSRSVRAETGGGTVKYDLAGRLAKITGLTRRVVVKILKGISPVKFRMFKVNPEIFIAEASKLITEQKDLVSAGHVKYILFDEPRGRDVWPDRITKPGSVLADTHRHGLYDYAVCDSEVEKDFARELDSSEDVPVHVKLPSWFRIPTPGGYYNPDWAIAFKDGTCFVAETKGSDLASQLSGSENAKISCAREYFRMTGVIYEQVTDFGQVINYVMG, from the coding sequence TTGAGCATAAAGCTGAAATTCAAGCATCAAGAGTTCCAGAAAAACGCCGCCGATTCAGTGTGCAGGGTTTTCACGGGCCAGCCCTTCAGCGGTATTCAGTCAGGCAGCAACTCTGAGGGAAGGCAGTACGTAATTCCCGGCACGCTGTCAATGTACGGCAATAACAGCATCCTACTGACAGAAGACGAAATACTTGCGAACCTGCGCGAAGTCCAGAGAGACAACCGCCTTGAGGAGGCGGAATCACTTGACGGCCTTAACTTCACCGTAGAGATGGAGACAGGGACAGGCAAAACCTACACTTACATCAAAACCATTTACGAGCTCAACAGGTTATACGGCTGGACAAAATTCGTTGTCGTAGTGCCCGGCATAGCCGTACGCGAGGGAGTGTTCAAGACTTTCAGGACGACAGAGGAGCACTTTATGCAGGATTACGGGAAGAGAGCGGGATACTTCATCTACAACTCTGCGAACCTTCCGCGCATCAGGCAGTTCGCTTCGGACAGCGGAATAGAGATAATGATAATCAACTCCCAAGCCTTCAGCGCAAGAGACAGCAATACACGCCGCATCTCTATGAGTATTGACACGTTCGGCAGCCTGATTCCCATAGACGTTATTGCTTCCGTGCACCCCATAATGATCATTGACGAGCCGCAGTCCGTAGAGGGAGCAAGGACTAAGGAGAGCCTGAAAAAGTTTGAGCCTCTGTTCACGCTCAGGTACTCAGCGACTCCGAGAGAGTATTACAACCTTGTGTACAGGCTTGATGCTGCGGACGCATACAGCCGCCGTCTGGTTAAGAGCATCAGCGTTACGGGAATATCAGTGAGCAATGTATCAGCTCAAAGCGGGTATGTGTACCTGAAGGGGATAATCAGGAGCGAACATGACCCCGTTGCGCTGGCTGAGTTTGACGCTATGACTGCCTCAGGCATCCGGCGGGTAACGCGGCATCTCAGAGAGGGAGTGAACCTGTACGAACTTTCGGGCGGGCTTGACGAGTACAAGGGCGGCTATATTCTGAAGACGGTTGACGGCCTGAACATGAAGATAGAGTTCCTCAACGGCCTTGCACTGTACGCAGGGGAAGTGTCAGGCAATGCTGACGAGGAGGAAATACGGCGCATCCAGATTCGCGAGACAATAGAGACTCACCTGAGGAAGGAACGTCAGCTTTACCCGCTCGGGATAAAAGTGCTGTCGCTGTTCTTCATCGACAAAGTAGACAGGTACAGGCTATATGCTGATGATGAGGCTGTGAACGGAGCATACGCAAAGATTTTTGAGGAAGAATACAGGGATGCGGTCAAAAATTTTGAGTTCGGTATAGATGACGGCGGATATTCAGGGTATCTGTCAAGCATCGAAGCAGGAAAAACTCACGCGGGATATTTCTCTGTGGACAGGAAGAGCGGCCGCATCACGGACACTCCGGCCAAGAAAGACGGAACCAGCGATGACGTTTCAGCATTCGACCTCATCATGAAGGATCGCGAGCGTCTCTTGAGCATGGGTGAGCCCGTAAGGTTTATATTCTCGCACTCGGCACTTCGCGAGGGCTGGGACAATCCCAACGTCTTCCAGATATGCGCACTCAGGAACAGCACCAGCGACATACGAAGGCGGCAGGAAGTCGGGCGCGGACTCCGGCTTTGCGTCAACCAGAACGGAGAACGTATCGACGAGGAATTTGCTGGCGGAGGTGTTCAGGGCATCAACGAACTCACTGTGATAGCCGGTGAGAGCTACGCTGAATTTGCGGGCGGACTTCAGCAGGAATTTGCGGAGGTGCTCAAAGGCAGACAGACAGAGATTCACATAGCCGACACGCGGGACAAAGGGGTAGAAATCCGGCTTAACCCCGACAGGATGGCATCGCCCGAATTTCAGGCAATGCTGGATAAAATCAGCCGCAGAAGCGTCTATCAGGTCGAATTTGAGGAAGCCGAACTTGTCCGCGCGGCAGTAAGGGCTATAGATGAACGCCTCAACGCTGCCCGGACAATCATCAATATTGAGCACGGAACTATGACTGCAGAGGAGACCGCAGGTTTTGCGAAAGAGTGGAGCAGGTCGGTACGCGCAGAAACCGGCGGAGGAACAGTGAAGTATGACTTAGCAGGGAGGCTTGCGAAGATTACAGGATTGACACGCAGAGTTGTCGTGAAGATTCTGAAGGGTATATCGCCTGTAAAGTTCAGGATGTTCAAGGTGAACCCGGAAATATTTATTGCGGAGGCCTCGAAGCTGATAACCGAGCAGAAGGATTTGGTATCTGCCGGGCACGTAAAATATATACTCTTTGACGAACCGCGCGGCAGGGACGTGTGGCCCGACCGCATAACGAAACCCGGAAGCGTTCTTGCAGACACGCACAGGCACGGGCTGTACGACTACGCTGTATGTGATTCGGAGGTCGAGAAAGATTTTGCGCGCGAACTTGACAGCAGCGAGGATGTTCCTGTTCACGTAAAACTGCCTTCATGGTTCAGGATTCCGACTCCGGGAGGGTACTATAATCCCGACTGGGCTATAGCGTTCAAGGACGGGACATGTTTTGTTGCGGAGACAAAGGGCTCGGACCTGGCCTCACAGCTCAGCGGTTCGGAGAACGCAAAAATCTCATGTGCCCGAGAATACTTCAGGATGACCGGCGTAATATATGAACAGGTTACGGACTTCGGACAGGTCATAAATTACGTGATGGGATGA
- a CDS encoding ABC transporter ATP-binding protein, with product MLEVNGLRYKYPDGHEALHGVTFSVKSGEKVALAGANGSGKSTLLLHLAGALEVQEGTITGTKAGLTFQDADDELLMPTVLEDVAFSLVAGGVSLREAHERAMKILVSLGIEHLADRPPHRLSGGEKRMVSFAGVLATGHDVLALDEPSAGLDPRARRRVIDFLRRTDKTILLATHDLDMALDVCSRAVILSGGTVAAEGALPELFRDKETLEACGLELPLRYSKEA from the coding sequence ATGCTTGAGGTCAATGGACTGCGCTACAAGTATCCCGACGGACACGAGGCACTTCACGGCGTAACGTTCAGCGTGAAGAGCGGCGAGAAGGTAGCTCTTGCTGGTGCGAACGGCTCGGGGAAGTCTACGCTTCTGCTTCATCTTGCTGGTGCTCTTGAGGTTCAGGAGGGCACAATCACGGGCACAAAGGCCGGGCTTACGTTTCAGGACGCAGACGATGAACTGCTGATGCCGACGGTGCTCGAGGATGTTGCGTTCTCGCTCGTTGCCGGAGGAGTCAGCCTGCGTGAAGCACATGAACGCGCAATGAAGATTCTCGTGTCGCTGGGGATAGAGCACCTCGCCGACCGTCCTCCTCACAGGCTTTCGGGCGGTGAGAAACGTATGGTGTCGTTCGCTGGAGTCTTGGCCACAGGGCACGATGTGCTTGCTCTCGACGAACCTTCAGCAGGCCTTGACCCGCGAGCACGTAGGCGCGTGATTGACTTTCTGCGCAGAACGGACAAGACGATACTTCTTGCTACTCATGATCTCGACATGGCACTTGATGTGTGTTCACGGGCTGTAATCCTCAGCGGAGGGACAGTCGCCGCAGAGGGCGCATTGCCGGAACTCTTCAGGGACAAGGAGACGCTGGAAGCCTGCGGGCTTGAACTTCCCCTGCGGTACAGCAAAGAGGCCTGA
- the cbiM gene encoding cobalt transporter CbiM, whose product MHISEGVLSGGVLIAGWAGTCAGVAVGLRHTEPAKIVRTALLSSAFFLASLVNVKIGPSSTHLSLIAPMGIVLGSAVFPAVLVALLLQALLFGFGGLLVLGVNTLIMAGSALCVYALFGKRARAGNLVMSFGAGVCGVMFAALFAGLCLAVSDAGFVNAAKILVVAHVPVALVEGAVTTFLVSWLKRAAPEFLS is encoded by the coding sequence ATGCACATAAGTGAAGGTGTCTTGTCAGGAGGAGTCCTTATCGCCGGATGGGCAGGAACTTGCGCTGGAGTAGCGGTAGGATTGCGGCACACTGAACCCGCAAAAATCGTGCGTACTGCTCTTCTGTCGTCGGCGTTCTTCCTAGCGTCCCTCGTCAACGTGAAGATAGGTCCGTCGTCAACTCACCTGTCCCTGATTGCGCCGATGGGCATAGTTCTCGGTTCGGCGGTATTTCCGGCGGTGCTTGTTGCGTTATTGTTGCAGGCTTTGTTGTTCGGCTTCGGAGGACTGCTGGTGCTCGGCGTGAACACTCTCATAATGGCGGGTTCTGCGCTGTGCGTCTATGCACTCTTCGGGAAACGCGCAAGAGCCGGAAACCTCGTTATGTCCTTCGGGGCTGGTGTGTGCGGTGTAATGTTCGCGGCTCTGTTTGCGGGACTGTGCCTCGCAGTCAGTGATGCGGGTTTCGTCAACGCGGCCAAGATTCTCGTTGTCGCACATGTTCCTGTTGCGCTCGTTGAAGGTGCTGTAACTACCTTCCTTGTCTCGTGGCTTAAGAGAGCCGCACCCGAATTTCTGTCATGA